A single region of the Streptomyces vilmorinianum genome encodes:
- a CDS encoding GH1 family beta-glucosidase — protein MNALFPDGFRWGAATAAYQIEGAAAEDGRTPSIWDTFSRTPGKVRNGDTGDIAADHYHRMREDVALMRQLGLTDYRFSLSWPRIQPTGRGPAVQKGLDFYRALSDELLEAGIRPVATLYHWDLPQELEDAGGWPERATAERFAEYAGLAAEALGDRITTWTTLNEPWCAAFLGYGSGVHAPGHTDDVAALRAAHHLNLAHGLATRVLRASVPSSAELSLTLNLHAIRAFSDAPEDRDAARRIDAVGNRIFLDPVFHGRLPADLIADTERITDWSFVRDGDLERIAAPIDSLGVNYYSPAVVGAGTSESPSPWPGAAERVRFEPAPGPRTAMDWPVDASGLHELLVRLRDELPGVPLLITENGAAYDDYADPEGEVHDPERVAYLDAHLSAAHRAIADGADVRGYFLWSLLDNFEWAYGYGKRFGIVHVDFASQRRTPKDSARWYAEVIARGGLLR, from the coding sequence ATGAACGCTCTCTTCCCTGACGGCTTCCGCTGGGGCGCGGCCACCGCCGCCTACCAGATCGAGGGTGCCGCCGCCGAGGACGGCCGCACCCCGTCCATCTGGGACACCTTCAGCCGTACGCCGGGCAAGGTGCGCAACGGCGACACGGGCGACATCGCCGCCGACCACTACCACCGGATGCGCGAGGACGTGGCCCTGATGCGGCAGCTGGGGCTCACCGACTACCGCTTCTCCCTCTCCTGGCCCCGGATCCAGCCGACGGGTCGGGGACCGGCCGTCCAGAAGGGGCTCGACTTCTACCGCGCCCTGAGCGACGAGCTGCTGGAGGCCGGGATCCGTCCGGTCGCCACGCTCTACCACTGGGATCTGCCGCAGGAGCTGGAGGACGCGGGTGGCTGGCCCGAGCGCGCCACCGCCGAGCGGTTCGCCGAGTACGCGGGCCTCGCCGCCGAGGCGCTCGGCGACCGGATCACCACCTGGACGACGCTCAACGAGCCCTGGTGTGCGGCCTTCCTGGGCTACGGCTCCGGGGTGCATGCCCCGGGCCACACCGACGACGTGGCCGCCCTGCGCGCCGCCCACCACCTCAATCTGGCCCACGGCCTGGCCACCCGGGTGCTGCGCGCGTCCGTGCCGTCCTCGGCGGAGCTCTCGCTGACGCTCAATCTCCATGCGATCAGGGCGTTCTCGGACGCGCCGGAGGACCGGGACGCGGCCCGTCGCATCGACGCCGTCGGCAACCGGATCTTCCTCGACCCGGTCTTCCACGGACGTCTGCCGGCCGATCTGATCGCGGACACCGAGCGGATCACGGACTGGTCCTTCGTACGGGACGGCGACCTGGAGCGGATCGCCGCGCCGATCGACTCGCTCGGGGTCAACTACTACTCCCCCGCCGTCGTCGGCGCCGGCACCTCGGAGTCCCCGTCTCCCTGGCCGGGCGCGGCGGAGCGGGTGCGGTTCGAGCCCGCGCCCGGACCGCGCACGGCGATGGACTGGCCGGTGGACGCGTCCGGCCTGCACGAGCTGCTGGTCCGGCTGCGCGACGAGCTGCCCGGGGTTCCGCTGCTGATCACCGAGAACGGCGCCGCGTACGACGACTACGCCGACCCGGAGGGCGAGGTGCACGACCCTGAGCGGGTGGCGTATCTCGACGCCCATCTCTCGGCCGCGCACCGGGCGATCGCCGACGGCGCCGACGTGCGCGGGTATTTCCTCTGGTCGCTCCTGGACAACTTCGAGTGGGCGTACGGCTACGGCAAGCGGTTCGGCATCGTCCACGTGGACTTCGCGAGCCAGCGGCGCACCCCGAAGGACAGCGCGCGCTGGTACGCGGAGGTCATCGCGCGGGGCGGTCTGCTCCGCTGA
- a CDS encoding Xaa-Pro dipeptidyl-peptidase has product MPIPVRRTRRVRLSCRTLVAAATAALMTALVSPTGARADAGPGESQPVHSYADAIRESVWVDTGLDGDGDGRTDRVAVDIVRPRESAAAGRKIPVIMDASPYYACCGRGNEGQKKTYDAAGNPVQFPLFYDNYFVPRGYAFVAVDLAGTSRSDGCDDVGGRSDVQSAKAVVDWLNGRARGWTTRTGSERARATTWSTGKVGMIGKSWDGTVANGVAATGVDGLETIVPIGAISSWYDYFHSQGAPLYDANPTWLSSYVNSPEAKARCGAVQERIRATTPYSGDWTPAWSERNHVPDAGKVKASVFVVHGQQDLNVRANQFGQWWDAPLTDVGGTPAAQGVERKIWLSQTGHVDPFDFRRADWVRTLHRWFDHYLLGYDNGIDREPMADIERAPDRWTTDRVWPPTTTEPTTLRPGTGAAPGVGTLGRAPAAPGATETFTDDPGLGETDWAARIDETTPAKAGFVTRPLTRDLRISGSSRVTVTATSTTATAHLTAVLVDLGPDTIRDYAAAGEGITTLTERSCWGASTSGDSACFKETKARTADVDYTVVSRGWADLGTWADPRKGRPLTPGTAYTITLKLAATDHVVPAGHRLALIVGGTDKDLLDPPSTRPTITLDLARTSARLALVGGADAFVRATTGPGVARPAAPTGQTLTGVGQPRSDHPIPGSLR; this is encoded by the coding sequence ATGCCGATACCTGTGCGGAGAACCCGCAGAGTCCGTCTGTCGTGCAGAACCCTGGTGGCGGCCGCCACGGCCGCCCTGATGACCGCGCTCGTCTCGCCCACCGGCGCCCGAGCGGACGCCGGGCCAGGGGAGTCGCAGCCCGTCCACTCCTACGCCGACGCGATCCGCGAGTCCGTCTGGGTGGACACCGGACTCGACGGCGACGGCGACGGCCGCACCGACCGGGTCGCCGTCGACATCGTCCGGCCGCGCGAGAGCGCCGCCGCCGGCCGGAAGATCCCGGTCATCATGGACGCAAGCCCCTATTACGCCTGCTGCGGGCGGGGCAACGAAGGCCAGAAGAAGACCTATGACGCCGCCGGGAACCCCGTCCAGTTCCCGCTCTTCTACGACAACTACTTCGTCCCGCGCGGCTACGCGTTCGTCGCCGTCGACCTCGCCGGCACCAGCCGCTCCGACGGCTGCGACGACGTGGGCGGCCGCTCCGACGTCCAGTCCGCCAAGGCCGTCGTCGACTGGCTGAACGGCCGGGCGCGCGGCTGGACCACCCGTACCGGATCCGAACGGGCCCGGGCCACCACCTGGTCCACCGGCAAGGTCGGCATGATCGGCAAGAGCTGGGACGGCACCGTCGCCAACGGCGTGGCCGCCACCGGGGTCGACGGTCTTGAGACGATCGTGCCGATCGGCGCGATCTCCTCCTGGTACGACTACTTCCACTCCCAGGGCGCCCCGCTCTACGACGCCAACCCCACCTGGCTCTCCAGCTATGTCAACAGCCCCGAGGCGAAGGCCCGTTGCGGCGCCGTCCAGGAGCGCATCAGGGCCACCACCCCGTACAGCGGCGACTGGACCCCTGCCTGGAGCGAGCGGAACCACGTGCCGGACGCCGGGAAGGTGAAGGCCAGCGTCTTCGTCGTGCACGGGCAGCAGGACCTCAACGTCCGCGCCAACCAGTTCGGCCAGTGGTGGGACGCTCCCCTTACTGACGTAGGGGGAACCCCAGCCGCCCAGGGCGTCGAGCGCAAGATCTGGCTCTCCCAGACCGGCCACGTCGACCCCTTCGACTTCCGGCGCGCCGACTGGGTCCGCACCCTGCACCGCTGGTTCGACCACTACCTGCTCGGCTACGACAACGGCATCGACCGTGAGCCGATGGCCGACATCGAGCGTGCCCCGGACCGCTGGACCACCGACCGGGTCTGGCCGCCGACCACCACCGAGCCCACCACCCTGCGGCCCGGCACGGGTGCCGCGCCCGGCGTCGGCACTCTCGGCCGCGCCCCCGCCGCACCCGGCGCCACGGAGACCTTCACCGACGACCCGGGCCTGGGCGAGACCGACTGGGCCGCGCGGATCGACGAGACGACACCCGCCAAGGCCGGGTTCGTCACCCGGCCGCTCACCCGTGACCTGCGGATCTCCGGATCCTCCCGGGTGACCGTGACCGCCACCTCGACAACCGCGACGGCGCATCTGACCGCCGTACTCGTCGACCTCGGGCCGGACACCATCCGGGACTACGCGGCAGCCGGCGAGGGCATCACCACCCTCACCGAGCGGAGCTGCTGGGGCGCGAGCACGAGCGGCGACAGCGCCTGCTTCAAGGAGACCAAGGCCCGCACGGCGGACGTCGACTACACCGTCGTCAGCCGCGGCTGGGCGGATCTCGGGACCTGGGCCGACCCGAGGAAGGGCCGGCCGCTGACCCCCGGCACGGCGTACACGATCACGCTGAAGCTGGCCGCCACCGACCATGTCGTGCCGGCCGGCCACCGGCTCGCGCTGATCGTCGGCGGCACGGACAAGGATCTCCTCGATCCTCCGTCGACCAGGCCGACGATCACCCTCGACCTGGCCCGTACGTCGGCGCGGCTTGCCCTGGTCGGCGGGGCCGATGCCTTCGTACGGGCGACGACCGGCCCGGGCGTGGCGCGCCCGGCGGCGCCGACGGGACAGACTCTCACGGGCGTCGGGCAGCCGCGCTCGGACCACCCGATCCCCGGGAGCCTTCGATGA
- a CDS encoding carbohydrate ABC transporter permease — protein sequence MTLTASGPTTAPVPPSSARSTGPARRRKWAALVPYAYLAPFFTLFAAFGLFPLLYTAFVSLYRVELQTPGDMEWRGLGNYAALLTDEFFWTALRNTFTIGVLSTVPQLAMALGLAHLLNYKLRGRTFFRTAMLLPYATSVAAATLVFAQLFGRDFGLVNYALSLVGLDPVDWQNGTLASQIAVSSIVVWRWTGYNALIYLAGMQSIPVELYEAAEMDGASHWRQFFHVTLPGLRPTIVFTAVVSTIGATQLFGEPLLFEGSVSGGISHQYQTLGLYLYEQGWGFFHLGRAAAIAWLMFLLILVVVGANALILRRRSRKEGRA from the coding sequence GTGACCCTCACCGCCTCCGGGCCGACGACGGCGCCCGTCCCGCCGTCGTCGGCCCGGTCCACCGGCCCCGCGCGCCGCCGCAAGTGGGCGGCGCTCGTCCCGTACGCGTATCTCGCCCCCTTCTTCACCCTCTTCGCGGCCTTCGGCCTCTTCCCCCTGCTCTACACGGCCTTCGTCTCGCTCTACCGCGTCGAGCTGCAGACCCCCGGCGACATGGAGTGGCGCGGCCTCGGAAACTACGCGGCGCTCCTCACCGACGAGTTCTTCTGGACCGCGCTGCGCAACACGTTCACCATCGGGGTCCTGTCCACCGTCCCTCAGCTCGCGATGGCTCTCGGGCTCGCACATCTGCTCAACTACAAGCTGCGCGGCCGGACGTTCTTCCGTACGGCGATGCTGCTGCCGTACGCGACGTCCGTGGCCGCCGCCACGCTCGTGTTCGCCCAGCTCTTCGGCCGGGACTTCGGGCTCGTCAACTACGCGCTCTCCCTGGTCGGTCTCGATCCCGTCGACTGGCAGAACGGCACGCTCGCCTCGCAGATCGCCGTCTCCTCGATCGTCGTGTGGCGCTGGACGGGCTACAACGCCCTGATCTATCTCGCGGGGATGCAGTCCATACCCGTCGAGCTGTACGAGGCGGCGGAGATGGACGGTGCCTCCCACTGGCGCCAGTTCTTCCATGTCACGCTGCCCGGCCTGCGCCCCACGATCGTCTTCACCGCCGTCGTCTCCACCATCGGCGCCACGCAGCTCTTCGGTGAGCCGCTGCTCTTCGAGGGCTCGGTCTCGGGCGGGATCTCGCACCAGTACCAGACCCTCGGGCTCTATCTGTACGAGCAGGGCTGGGGCTTCTTCCACCTGGGCCGGGCCGCGGCCATCGCCTGGCTGATGTTCCTGCTCATTCTCGTCGTGGTCGGGGCCAACGCCCTGATCCTGCGCCGCCGTTCACGGAAGGAGGGCCGGGCATGA
- a CDS encoding ADP-ribosylation family protein, whose amino-acid sequence MAAETERYGDPAVREAVAQRIGAEWGLELPGSFFRFLDFLAVLGPAEQRALRDLDLAPYGVMDLFADPSARPREGLDIRVHGRYYRDPPEFLTFLHGGSDGLHFGLWSDDGRTCDGVASYHSHDGGEIERRHRTPLEAVRARIEAAERDLADYAADGDAYEAERRVDLGRLRDALTRIETGERTETGLAWSQAYAYPRPAVDTDRITTLDGAGALVSGATALDRPPLGAAGAYRFATFMEELFDDAQAVRAARDEALRRAAAGDPAEALVLGRDLHRASYGRAEHEEYARELLAVAYRDLGRPALAKIAEAHHRHRALRDVDVLRPAR is encoded by the coding sequence GTGGCGGCGGAGACGGAGCGGTACGGAGACCCGGCGGTGCGGGAGGCCGTAGCCCAGCGGATCGGCGCCGAGTGGGGGCTCGAACTGCCCGGCTCCTTCTTCCGGTTCCTGGACTTCCTGGCCGTGCTCGGCCCCGCCGAGCAGCGGGCGCTGCGCGACCTGGATCTCGCGCCGTACGGCGTCATGGACCTCTTCGCGGATCCTTCGGCGCGTCCCCGTGAGGGTCTCGACATCCGGGTGCACGGGCGGTACTACCGCGACCCGCCGGAGTTCCTGACCTTTCTGCACGGCGGTTCCGACGGGCTCCACTTCGGGCTCTGGTCCGACGACGGGCGCACCTGCGACGGCGTGGCGTCGTACCACTCCCACGACGGTGGTGAGATCGAGCGGCGCCACCGCACCCCGCTGGAGGCCGTCCGGGCGCGGATCGAGGCAGCGGAGCGTGACCTCGCGGACTACGCGGCCGACGGGGACGCGTACGAGGCCGAGCGGCGCGTGGACCTGGGGCGGCTGCGCGATGCCCTGACCAGGATCGAGACCGGCGAGCGTACGGAGACGGGGCTCGCCTGGTCCCAGGCGTACGCGTACCCGCGCCCGGCCGTCGACACCGACCGGATCACGACCCTGGACGGTGCGGGCGCCCTGGTCTCCGGGGCCACGGCGCTGGACCGTCCCCCGCTGGGCGCCGCCGGCGCGTACCGCTTCGCCACGTTCATGGAAGAGCTCTTCGACGACGCGCAGGCCGTACGGGCAGCCCGCGACGAGGCCCTTCGGCGGGCCGCGGCGGGCGATCCGGCGGAGGCGCTGGTGCTCGGGCGGGACCTGCACCGCGCCTCGTACGGCCGGGCGGAGCACGAGGAGTACGCGCGCGAACTCCTGGCCGTGGCCTACCGGGATCTCGGCCGCCCCGCTCTCGCGAAGATCGCCGAGGCCCATCACCGCCACCGCGCGCTGCGGGACGTCGACGTGCTGCGACCGGCGCGCTGA
- a CDS encoding M1 family metallopeptidase — translation MHRRFLVPSALAASVLLAIPASAADYVPGAPGIGDPYYPASGNGGYDVSHYDLRLKYQPATDVLEGTATILATTTQNLSRFNLDLGLKAGEVRVNGRKAAFTTSGEQELEITPAVPLEKGRTVSVVVRYAGKPSEVRIGGWTAWHRTPDGGVAAQEPDSAAWWFPSNDHPLDKATFDVSVSVPDGTQAISNGVLQSQSSRLGWTRYNWRSNKPQATYLATLAVGKFDITTGTTANGLPVLNAYSKDLGDNAGAARASIERTAEVAEWLEGVFGPYPFNALGGYVPNVTSGYALETQTRPFYSPRQFNNGANVSVVVHELAHQWYGDSVSVDNWKDIWVNEGFARYSQWLWSEKEGEGTAQELADYVYATRAAEDPFWTVKPGDPGPDNQFHIAVYDRGALALQALRNEIGDEDFFAVLKGWPTEFAYGNAQVGDFVAYAERVSGKPLAALFDTWLYQPVKPAVPAAAEAGVAARSAAATPESESVPVPVPVQPRSWKKIAETNTIHEHGGHDEH, via the coding sequence GTGCACCGCAGATTCCTCGTTCCGAGCGCTCTCGCGGCCTCCGTCCTGCTGGCGATCCCGGCATCAGCGGCCGACTACGTTCCGGGCGCCCCGGGCATCGGAGATCCGTACTACCCGGCCAGCGGAAACGGCGGATACGACGTCTCCCACTACGACCTGCGGCTGAAGTACCAGCCGGCCACGGACGTCCTGGAGGGTACGGCGACGATCCTCGCCACCACCACGCAGAACCTCTCGCGCTTCAACCTCGACCTCGGGCTGAAGGCCGGCGAGGTGCGGGTGAACGGCAGGAAGGCGGCGTTCACCACGTCGGGCGAGCAGGAGCTGGAGATCACGCCGGCCGTCCCGCTGGAGAAGGGCCGTACGGTCTCGGTCGTCGTGCGGTACGCGGGCAAGCCCTCCGAGGTGAGGATCGGCGGCTGGACCGCCTGGCACCGTACGCCGGACGGCGGTGTCGCCGCCCAGGAGCCGGACTCGGCCGCCTGGTGGTTCCCGTCCAACGACCACCCCTTGGACAAGGCCACGTTCGACGTCTCCGTCTCCGTGCCGGACGGGACGCAGGCGATCAGCAACGGCGTGCTGCAGTCGCAGTCCTCGCGGCTCGGCTGGACCCGCTACAACTGGCGTTCCAACAAGCCCCAGGCGACGTATCTGGCCACGCTCGCGGTCGGAAAGTTCGACATCACCACCGGCACGACGGCGAACGGCCTTCCGGTCCTCAACGCGTACAGCAAGGATCTCGGCGACAACGCGGGCGCGGCGCGGGCCTCGATCGAGCGCACGGCCGAGGTCGCGGAGTGGCTGGAGGGTGTCTTCGGGCCGTATCCGTTCAACGCGCTGGGCGGCTACGTCCCCAACGTGACCAGCGGGTACGCGCTGGAGACGCAGACCCGGCCGTTCTACAGCCCGCGGCAGTTCAACAACGGGGCGAACGTGTCGGTGGTCGTCCACGAGCTGGCGCACCAGTGGTACGGCGACAGCGTCTCGGTCGACAACTGGAAGGACATCTGGGTCAACGAGGGCTTCGCCCGCTACAGCCAGTGGCTGTGGTCGGAGAAGGAGGGCGAGGGCACGGCCCAGGAGCTCGCGGACTATGTGTACGCCACCCGCGCCGCCGAGGACCCGTTCTGGACGGTCAAGCCCGGCGACCCGGGCCCGGACAACCAGTTCCACATCGCCGTGTACGACCGGGGCGCGCTGGCGCTCCAGGCGCTGCGCAACGAGATCGGCGACGAGGACTTCTTCGCCGTCCTGAAGGGCTGGCCGACGGAGTTCGCGTACGGCAATGCACAGGTCGGCGACTTCGTGGCGTACGCGGAGCGGGTCTCGGGCAAGCCGCTCGCCGCGCTCTTCGACACCTGGCTCTACCAGCCGGTGAAGCCGGCCGTCCCGGCCGCCGCGGAGGCGGGGGTGGCCGCGAGGTCGGCGGCCGCCACCCCTGAGTCGGAGTCGGTGCCGGTGCCGGTGCCGGTGCAGCCGAGGTCGTGGAAGAAGATCGCGGAGACGAACACGATCCACGAACACGGGGGTCACGACGAGCACTGA
- a CDS encoding carbohydrate ABC transporter permease — protein sequence MTTRVARRTGRGGRVTYTVLVLAVLVSAFPFYWTIVAASRSNADLAQVPPTLLPGPNLFRNFEAVMEEADIGTALLNSLVVSGSITVGTVLCCTLAGFAFAKLRFRGRGALLALTVGTMMIPPQLGVIPLFMLIAELGWVNQLQSVILPGLVSAFGVFFMRQFLVQSLPDELIEAARVDGASSARIFWSIVVPVARPGMAVLGLLTFMAAWNDFFWPIVALSSQEPTVQVALRQLGGGYVHDQSVIMAGTLLGTLPVLLVFGLLGRQIVGGIMQGAVKG from the coding sequence ATGACCACGCGTGTCGCCCGCCGTACGGGTCGCGGGGGCCGGGTCACGTACACGGTCCTGGTCCTCGCCGTTCTCGTCTCCGCCTTCCCCTTCTACTGGACGATCGTCGCCGCGAGCCGCTCCAACGCCGACCTGGCGCAGGTGCCGCCGACGCTGCTGCCGGGCCCGAACCTCTTCCGGAACTTCGAGGCGGTCATGGAGGAGGCCGACATCGGCACGGCGCTCCTCAACTCCCTCGTGGTCTCCGGCTCCATCACGGTCGGCACGGTGCTGTGCTGCACGCTCGCCGGGTTCGCCTTCGCCAAGCTGCGCTTCCGCGGCCGGGGCGCGCTGCTCGCCCTCACGGTCGGCACGATGATGATCCCGCCGCAGCTCGGGGTGATCCCGCTCTTCATGCTGATCGCCGAACTGGGCTGGGTGAACCAGCTGCAGTCGGTGATCCTGCCCGGCCTGGTCTCGGCCTTCGGGGTCTTCTTCATGCGCCAGTTCCTGGTGCAGTCGCTGCCGGACGAGCTGATCGAGGCGGCCCGGGTCGACGGTGCCTCCTCCGCCCGGATCTTCTGGTCGATCGTGGTGCCCGTCGCCCGGCCCGGGATGGCGGTGCTCGGGCTGCTCACCTTCATGGCCGCCTGGAACGACTTCTTCTGGCCGATCGTCGCCCTGTCCTCGCAGGAGCCGACCGTGCAGGTCGCGCTGCGCCAGCTCGGCGGCGGCTATGTCCACGACCAGTCCGTGATCATGGCGGGCACGCTGCTCGGCACCCTGCCCGTGCTGCTCGTCTTCGGCCTGCTGGGCCGGCAGATCGTGGGCGGCATCATGCAGGGCGCCGTCAAGGGCTGA
- a CDS encoding ABC transporter substrate-binding protein, whose amino-acid sequence MPTARAARTTAVRLGAVVLTGALLAACGSGGSDSASDSAGGKVTITVDLFGSFGYKEAGLYAAYEKLHPNVTIKQTDTEDEQDYWKSLQTRLAGGGGLADVQGIEVGRIASVTQQQADKFEDLTKYGAAGLKSEFADAKWSAATTKDGKVLGLGTDVGPEAMCYRTDLFKQAGLPTDRTELARKWSTWDGYLELGRQYKAKAPAKSAWLDSVGSLFTVMIGQEKERFYDASGTLIYADSPAVKTAWETSAKAAQEGLSAKLDQWSPQWNQAFSTGSFATLPCPAWMLGYIKGQAGDAGKGTWDIAKLPGGAGNWGGSYLSVPRAAKHKKEAYELIKWLTAPEQQATLFRKQGNFPSSTGAISQVATATDPYFSGAPIGQIFGDAAKAAPVQVLGIHDKNVADQITNALSEVERKGTSPEKAWSNARKGVENAIG is encoded by the coding sequence ATGCCCACTGCCCGAGCCGCCAGAACGACCGCCGTCCGCCTCGGTGCGGTGGTCCTCACCGGGGCACTCCTCGCCGCCTGCGGATCCGGTGGATCCGACAGCGCCTCCGACAGCGCGGGCGGAAAGGTCACGATCACCGTCGACCTCTTCGGCTCGTTCGGCTACAAGGAGGCCGGGCTCTACGCCGCGTACGAGAAGCTCCACCCGAACGTCACCATCAAGCAGACCGACACCGAGGACGAGCAGGACTACTGGAAGTCGCTCCAGACCCGGCTGGCCGGCGGGGGCGGGCTCGCCGACGTCCAGGGCATCGAGGTCGGCCGGATCGCGTCCGTGACCCAGCAGCAGGCGGACAAGTTCGAGGACCTGACGAAGTACGGCGCGGCCGGGCTGAAGAGCGAGTTCGCCGACGCCAAGTGGTCGGCCGCGACCACCAAGGACGGCAAGGTCCTCGGTCTCGGCACGGACGTGGGCCCGGAGGCCATGTGCTACCGCACCGACCTGTTCAAGCAGGCCGGTCTGCCCACCGACCGCACGGAGCTGGCGCGGAAGTGGTCCACCTGGGACGGCTATCTGGAGCTGGGCCGGCAGTACAAGGCCAAGGCCCCGGCCAAGAGCGCCTGGCTGGACAGCGTCGGCAGCCTCTTCACGGTCATGATCGGCCAGGAGAAGGAGCGGTTCTACGACGCCTCGGGGACCCTGATCTACGCGGACAGCCCGGCGGTGAAGACCGCCTGGGAGACCTCGGCGAAGGCGGCCCAGGAGGGCCTGAGCGCCAAGCTCGACCAGTGGTCGCCGCAGTGGAACCAGGCCTTCTCCACCGGTTCCTTCGCGACGCTCCCGTGCCCCGCGTGGATGCTCGGCTACATCAAGGGCCAGGCCGGTGACGCCGGCAAGGGCACGTGGGACATCGCCAAGCTGCCCGGCGGCGCCGGGAACTGGGGCGGCTCGTATCTGTCCGTCCCGCGTGCGGCGAAGCACAAGAAGGAGGCGTACGAGCTGATCAAGTGGCTCACCGCCCCCGAGCAGCAGGCCACGCTCTTCAGGAAGCAGGGGAACTTCCCCTCCTCGACCGGCGCCATCTCCCAGGTCGCGACGGCGACGGACCCGTACTTCTCCGGCGCGCCGATCGGCCAGATCTTCGGTGACGCGGCCAAGGCGGCTCCGGTGCAGGTGCTCGGGATCCACGACAAGAACGTCGCCGACCAGATCACCAACGCGCTGAGCGAGGTGGAGCGCAAGGGCACCTCGCCGGAGAAGGCGTGGTCGAACGCGCGGAAGGGCGTCGAGAACGCCATCGGCTGA
- a CDS encoding LacI family DNA-binding transcriptional regulator has translation MSESTTGTRPTLEAVAARAGVSRATVSRVVNGGAGVREALAEKVRKAVEELGYIPNHAARTLVTRRNGAVAVIIAEPEFRIFSDPFFEQQVRGISRELTAHDAQLVLLWVEGPGDHERIARYLGGGHVDGALAFSLHNDDQLPEIVRRVQVPTVFGGRPGWTGPQGEPPVPYVDCDNRGGARAAVRHLRSLGRRNIAHITGPRDQTSALDRLDGYRDELPDAGPDLVAEGAFTQESGARAMAELLRRRPDLDAVFAANDLMASGALGVLREHGRRVPEDVALVGFDDMLPVAEATDPPLTTVRQDIEGMGRLMVRLLMRTLDGEGAEPVITGTELVRRASA, from the coding sequence TTGAGCGAGTCGACGACCGGGACGCGCCCGACCCTGGAAGCCGTCGCCGCGCGCGCCGGGGTGTCCCGGGCGACGGTGTCCCGTGTCGTCAACGGCGGGGCCGGGGTGCGCGAGGCCCTGGCGGAGAAGGTGCGCAAGGCCGTCGAGGAGCTCGGTTACATCCCCAACCACGCCGCGCGGACGCTGGTGACGCGGCGCAACGGCGCCGTCGCCGTGATCATCGCCGAGCCCGAGTTCCGGATCTTCTCCGACCCGTTCTTCGAGCAGCAGGTGCGCGGGATCAGCCGCGAACTCACGGCGCACGACGCCCAGTTGGTGCTGCTCTGGGTGGAGGGGCCGGGCGATCACGAGCGGATCGCCCGCTATCTCGGGGGCGGCCATGTCGACGGGGCCCTGGCTTTCTCGCTCCACAACGACGACCAGCTGCCCGAGATCGTACGGCGCGTCCAGGTGCCCACGGTCTTCGGCGGCCGCCCGGGGTGGACGGGCCCCCAGGGCGAGCCGCCGGTCCCGTACGTCGACTGCGACAACCGCGGCGGCGCCCGCGCCGCCGTGCGCCATCTGCGCTCGCTCGGCCGCCGGAACATCGCGCACATCACGGGGCCGCGCGACCAGACATCCGCGCTCGACCGGCTCGACGGCTACCGGGACGAACTGCCGGACGCCGGGCCCGACCTGGTGGCCGAGGGCGCGTTCACGCAGGAGAGCGGGGCGCGGGCGATGGCCGAACTCCTGCGCCGCCGCCCCGATCTGGACGCCGTGTTCGCCGCCAACGACCTGATGGCCTCGGGCGCGCTGGGCGTGCTGCGCGAGCACGGCCGGCGGGTGCCCGAGGACGTGGCGCTCGTCGGCTTCGACGACATGCTGCCGGTGGCCGAAGCGACCGATCCCCCGCTCACGACGGTCCGTCAGGACATCGAGGGCATGGGCCGGTTGATGGTACGGCTCCTCATGCGCACCCTCGACGGCGAAGGCGCCGAACCGGTGATCACCGGCACCGAGCTGGTCCGCCGCGCCTCGGCCTGA